The genomic segment CCCGCGAGCGCGCGGTGCCGCGTCTCGCCGAGGAGCGCCTGACCCTCTCCGCCTGAGACCGGTGCGACGCCGCGTCGGGGTCGAGACACCACGTCCTCGGTGAGACACCACGCCGTACGTGATGTCTCACGCCGCGCGTGGTGCCTCACGCACCGAGCGCGTCAGTCGACGAGCAGCGCCGGCTCCTCGAGGATCGCGGCGACGTCGGCGATGAACCGGCTCATGCCGTCGCCGTCCACGACGCGGTGGTCGAACGAGCCGGCGACCGTCGTCACCCAACGAGGGCGGACCTCGCCGTCCACGACCCAGGGCTTCTGGCTGATCGTCCCCATCGCGAGGATGCCGGCCTCACCGGGGTTGATGATCGGGGTCCCGGCATCCATGCCGAACACACCGATGTTCGTGATCGTGAACGTGCCGCCCTGCTGGTCGGCCGGCGGCGTCTTGCCGTCGCGCGCCGTGAGCGTGAGGCGGTTGAGCGCGCGGGCGAGGTCCTTCATGCTCAGCTCCTGCGCGTCCTTGATGTTCGGCACGAGCAGTCCGCGCGGCGTCGCCGCGGCGATGCCGAGGTTGACGTAGTGCCGCACGGCGATCTCGGCGCCGTTCTCGGTCTCCACCCACGCGGCGTTCACCATCGGGTTGCGGCGGACCGCCCAGATGACGGCCCTGGCCACGATGAGCAGCGGCGACACCCTGATGTCGGCGTAGTCCGGCGAGGCCTTGAGGCGCTTGACGAGCTCCATCGTGCGGGTGGCGTCCACCTCTTTCCAGACCGTCACGTGCGGGGCGCTGTAGGCGCTCTGCACCATCGCCGAGGCGCTGACCTTGCGCACGCCCTTGACCGGGATGGACTCCGTGCGGTCGGCGTCCGCACCGATCTGGCTCTGCGTGGGGGCGATGCCGCGCGCCAGTCCCGCCTGGGCACCGGCGGGAGCCGGCACGACCTCGTCTCGGACGTCTCCCCACTCGGGCGTCTCGATGTTGCGGAAGACGCTCGCCTGCGAGGCGTGCTTGATCACGTCGTCCCTGGTGACCTCGCCGTCGGCACCGGTCGGCGTCACCGAGGACAGGTCGACATCGAGGTCACGGGCGAGCTTGCGGATCGGCGGCTTGGCGATCACCCCGACCGACGACCGGACGGGTCGCACGGCGGGCCGGGTGCGCCGGGAGGTGGCTCCGGCGCCCGTGCCGTATCCGACCAGCACCGAGCCACCGGCCTCTTCCGCCGCGGGGGCGGGAGACGAAGCTGCAGCGGGGGCCGCGGCATCCGATTCGAAACGGATGATGGGTGCGCCGACCTCGACCGTCGTCCCCTCGGAGACGAGGAGCTCGCCGACGACGCCCTCGTAGGGCGACGGGAGCTCGACGAGCGATTTCGCCGTCTCGATCTCCACGATCACGTCGTTGATGGCGACCGTGTCGCCCGGCGCGACCTTCCAGGTGACGATCTCGGCCTCGGTGAGGCCCTCACCGACGTCCGGCAGGTGGAAGTTCTGCGTGCTCATTGCGAGTCCTTTCGACGGACGATCCGGGCACAACTCCGGAGATTCTGTACGGATCCGCGGATTCGGCGTACGCCGAGGCCCGAATCTGCCAGATTCTCCGGAGTCACGCCCATGGGTCGGCCATTTCTCAGTAGGCCATCGATCGGTCGACGGCCTCGAGGATGCGGTCGGCATCGGGGAGGAAGGTGCCCTCGAGCTTGGCCGGAGGGAACGGGGTGTCGTACCCGGAGACCCGCAGGACCGGAGCCTCGAGCGCGTAGAACGCCCGCTCCATGACGGTCGCGGCGATCTCGCTGCCGATGCTGGAGAAGCCGGCGGCCTCCTGCGCGTAGACCATGCGCCCCGTCTTGCGGGCGGAGTCGAGGATGGGGCCGTAGTCGACCGGGGACAGCGAGCGGACGTCGACGACCTCGCAGCTCGTGCCCTCCCCCTCGGCGATCGCGGCGGCCTGCAGCAGCACCGTGACCATCGCTCCGTGACCGACGAGGGTGATGTCGGTGCCGGTGCGCACGACGCGCGACGCGTGCAGGGGGACAGCGGATGCCGCGATGTCGACCTCACCCTTCTGCCAGTAGCGGCTCTTGGGCTCCATGAAGATCACTGGGTCGTTCGAGGCGATCGCCTCCTGGATCATCCAGTACGCGTCGTTCGGCGTCGACGGCGACACGACCCGCAGCCCTGGGGTGTGCGCGAAGTACGCCTCGGGGCTCTCCTGGTGGTGCTCGACGGCGCCGATGTGCCCGCCGTAGGGGATGCGGATGACGATGGGCATCGAGATGGCACCCTCGTGCCGGTTGGTGAGCTTCGCCAGCTGCGTGGTGATCTGGTCGAACGCCGGGAACACGAATCCGTCGAACTGGATCTCGATGACAGGGCGGAAGCCCGCCATGGCCAGGCCGATCGCCGTGCCGACGATCCCGGACTCGGCCAAGGGAGTGTCGAGCACGCGCTGCTCGCCGAAGTCGCGCTGCAGGTGCTCGGTGATGCGGAAGACGCCGCCGAGTTTTCCGATGTCCTCCCCCATGAGCAGGACCTTCTGGTCCTGCTCCATCGCGGCACGCAGTCCGGCGTTGAGCGCCTTGGCGAACGGCATCGTCTCGAGGGTCACTTGGCGTCTCCTTCGTACGAGGCCTCGTAGCGCTCGCGCCAGGCGCGCTGCTCGTCGATCAGCGGATGCGGCTCGCTGTAGACGTGGTCGAAGATCGTGTTCGCCGGCGGTGGCCCGAGCTCGAGGGTGCGGGTGCGCAGGTCGTCGGCCGCCGCTGCGGCCTCGGCCTCCACGTCGGCGAAGAACGCCGCCGATGCCCCCTTGTTCGTCAGGAACGCGTGCATGCGCGCGATCGGGTCACGCTGCTCCCACGACTGCTCCTCGTCGCTGGTGCGGTACTTGGTGGGGTCGTCACTGGTGGTGTGCGCCCCGAGGCGGTACGTCTCGGCTTCGATCGCGCGCGGGCCCTTGCCGGCGCGCGCCTCGTCGAGGGCGACACGGGAGACGGCGTAACTGGCGAGGACGTCGTTGCCGTCGACACGGACGCTCGGGATGCCGTAGCCGCTGCTGCGCTGCGCGAACGGCACGCGCGTCTGGGTCGCGACGGGCACGGAGATCGCCCACTGGTTGTTCTGCAGGAAGAACACCGTCGGCGCCTGGTAGCTCGCAGCGAAGACCATCGCCTCGTGCACGTCGCCCTGACTGGATGCGCCGTCGCCGTAGTAGACGATCACCGCCTCGTCCTTGTCTGGATCACCGGTGCCGGAGCGGCCGTCGAAGGTGAGCCCCATGGCGTATCCGGTGGCGTGGAGAGTCTGCGAGCCGAGCACGAGCGTGTACAGCCGGGTGTTGCCGTTGACCGGATCGGTCGGGTCCCACCCGCCGTGCGAGACGCCGCGCATGAGCTTGATGATGCCGAGCGTGTCGACCCCGCGGATGCGCGTGACGGCGTGCTCGCGGTAGGACGGGAACAGGGTGTCCTGCGCGCGGGCGGCCCTGGCCGAACCGACCTGCGCCGCCTCCTGACCACGGCTCGGCGGCCACAGCGCGAGCTGTCCCTGACGCTGCAGGTTGGTGGCCTGGTTGTCGATGGTGCGGATGATGACCATGTCGCGGTAGAACTGCTCGAGTTCGGCGTCGCTGATCGCCTCGATCAGCGGCAGATACTGCTCGGCGGCAGCGTTCGGCGCGTATCGTCCGTCCGCCTCCAGGACGCGGACGAATTCGGTCTCTGAGGAGGTCACAGTTCTACGCTAGCGGCTCTCCCGCCCCTGGCTCTGGAGAGGTGCGACAACGGATCGGGTGACCTGTAGGACCTTCTCCACCGATTCATGCTCTCCGACGGATATGCGGATGCCGTCGCCGGAGAACGGTCGGACGATGATGTCGGCGTCGCGGAACACCTGTGCGACCTCGTCGGTACGGTCGCCGGTCGGCAGCCACACGAAGTTCGACTGGCTCTCCGGCACCGCCCACCCCTGGGCGCGGAGCCCGTCGACGAGAGATGCGCGGCGACCGACGAGGACGTTCACCCGTTCGAGCAGCTCCGCCTCGGCATCCAGGCTGGCGATCGCGGCGATCTCGGCGGCCGAGGTCACCGAGAGCGGGATGCCGGTGGAGCGGGCGGCGTCGAGGACCTTGGCATGTCCGATGGCGTACCCGACCCGCAGGCCGGCCAGACCGTATGCCTTGGAGAACGTGCGGAGCACGACGACATTGGGGTGCGCGTCGAACACCCGCTCACCGAGCCCGTCGACCGCACGGTCGTCGGTCACGAACTCGGCGTACGCCTCGTCGAGGATGATGAGGACGTCCGAGGGAACGCGCTCGACGAACGCGGCGAACTCCGCGCTCGTCACGATCGGGCCGGTGGGGTTGTTCGGGGTGCACACGATCACGGCCCTCGTGCGGTCGGTGATCGCATCCGCCATCGCGCCGAGGTCGTGCCTACCGGTCTGCGCGAGGTCGTCCGACTCGATGAGGGGCACCTCGACGCCGGTCGCGCCGGCGACGAGCACGAGTCCGGGGTACGCCTCGAAGGAGCGCCACGCGTAGACGACCTCGTCGCCCGCGGATGCCGCGGCCTGCACGAGCTGGTAGAGGATCGCGACGCTGCCGCTGGCGACGTGCACCTCGTCCACGGCGACGCCGTGACGGGCGGCGAGGCGCTCGCGCAACCGGGTGGCCGTCGCATCCGGATACCGGTTGATCGGCGTCGTCCCCTGCAGTGCCTCGAGCACGGAGGGCAGCGGCTCGAAGGGGTTCTCGTTGCTGGAGAGCTTGAAGGCGTCCGGACCCGCCTGCTTGCCCTGCCGGTACGGGGCGAGGGCGGCGATCTCTGGGCGGAGGCGGGGAAGGATCGGCTCGGTCACGAGGTCAGTCTACGAGCGCGACACCTCACCGCTGACAGGGCGACACGATCGTGCGAGACTGAGTCCACCATGCGCTTCCTCATCCGAGTCATCATCAACGCCTTCGCCATCTGGGTGGTGACGCTGATCCCGGCCCTGCAGGTCGAGGTCCGCCCGTTCGCGCCCGGCGAGACACTGCAGCTCGTGCTGACGCTGCTGGCTGTCGCGGCGATCTTCGCCCTGGTGAACACGATCATCGGCACGATCATCAAGATCGTCGCCTTCCCCCTCTACATCCTCACCCTCGGTCTCATCGGGCTCATCATCAACGGCTTCCTGCTGTGGCTGACGGCGTGGATCACTTCGAGCTTCGGCTGGGGACTGTCGCTCGGCTCCTTCTGGTGGGGCGTGCTGGCGGCGATCATCATCGCGATCATCAACGCCGTGTTCGGCGCGATCCTCCGGCCGCAGAAGAAGCGCCGCGACTGAAGCGTTCACCCGCGGCGCGCGACGAACTCCGTCGATTCGATGGACACCGCCTCGTTGAGCTCGCGCCAGCGGTCCCGGATGGCCTCGAGGCGCACGTCCGCTGACGCGTCGACGAGCTCGGCGGTCTCGATGTACCGGCCTTCGAAGTGGGTGTATCCGATGAGGTCCTGCGGGCCGCGTACGGGGTCGCCGACGCGTGTGACGACGATGCTGTCCTGCGACCCTGTGCCCGCAGGGGAACCGCCGCCGGCGAGTGCGCTGACCACGTCGTCGGTGTGGCGCAGCTCGATGAGCAGCTGATCGTCGGCGACGGCCGGGTGCACCGGGCTTCCCGCCGTGACCTGGACCCGTACGTCGAATTCGCTCTGCGATGACAGGTATGCGGCGTTCATCGCGGCCTGCGAGTGCGCGTAGACGTCCACCTGGTCGCCCGGCTGGGCGCCGGCCGCCTCCAGTGCGGCGACGGTCGCGGCATACGATGCCGACTCCTGTCCCCTGTACAGCTCGAGGTTCGACACCATGTCGAACGGCTCCTCGCGCCCGAAGACCCCGAGCGCCTGCGTCCCCTTCTCGTACAGCGCATAGCGCCGCGAGCCGTCGGCCATCGTGTACTTCTCGACCTTGATCTGCGCCCCGTCCGAGGCGGGGAACCGCCGGAAGGCCTCGGCGAGGCTCGTCGGAGGAGCGATCGGCGACTCCGTCCTCACCGGTCTCACCGACACCGGTCCGCCGCTGCCGGTCAGCGATGCTCCAGGCGGCAGCGTGCCGGCTCCACTTCCGCCCACCGTCGCGGCCATGGCGAAGAACACCCCCAGGTCGAGGCCCGGCCCGTCGACCGTGCCCGGCCATCCGAGGTCGTACTGCTCCCGGAGGCCGTCGAAGCGCCGCTTCTCCCATCCGGCGACGAGCCAGGCCTCCATCTCGACGATGCGCGGGTCGGACTCCTCGAGTTCGGCGATCCGGTCCCGCACCGCCGCTGCCCGCGCGTCATCCTGCAGGGCGAGCCCCGCGAGCTCCGCCCGGCGTTCGACGAGTTCATAAGCGTCGGACGCGAGACGCGTGTTCTCACCCGCCGTGCGGCACTCCTCGTGCAGCGCCTCGCAGCGCGCCGCACTGGCCCACAGCGCGACGGTGTCCACCCGCTCCGACGCGCCAGGCAAGCCGACGAGGAGCGCGTGCGCACGGCGTGCGTCCGTCGCGGCATCCGCGATGCGAGGCGCGAGTGCGCACAGAGCGTCGGCGACGGCGCGCAGCGCCTGCGGGTCGACGGCGATCGCGCCCCCGTGCGTGATCTCGAGGTCATCGGTCATGACGCCGCCGCCGCATCGATCTCCCACATCCGGGTGTTGAGTTCGCCGATCTCCGCGGCCGTCCGCGCGCGCAGCGCCACGATGAGCTCGTGCAGCGCGCGCACTCCGTCGGCCTGCCACTCGGTCGCCCCGATCAGCGGCAGCAGGGCGGCACCGGCACTTTCCGCTGCGGCGATCGCATCCGTGAGAGCTCGCCGCGCCGCGTAGAGGGTCCAGAGCGCCTCCGAGGTCCACCCGTCGGCGGCGGTGATGTCGAGCATGCAGCCAGGGTGCCAGGGGGCGGCATCGCACCGATCGTGCGAACGCAGGACGTGTGCACGGCGCGTATCGATGTACCGGTGTGCAGAACGCGACGCCTCCGACGCGCATCCGGCTGTGCAGCGACGGCATCGAACGGCAGAATGGACGCGTGTCCCCGACAGATCCGTTCCGCGTCATGTTCGTGTGCACGGGCAACATCTGCCGCTCACCGATGGCCGAGGTGGTGTTCCGCGACCTCGCCGAGCATCAGGGGGTCGGTCCGCTCATCGTCTCGCGCAGCGCCGGTACGGGCGAATGGCACGTCGGCGAGCGCGCGGACGTGCGCACGCTCGAGGCGCTGGAGCGACGCGGCTACGACGGGACGGCGCATCGCGCGAAACAGTTCACCGCGGCGTCCTTCGCCGAGAACGACCTCATCGTGGCACTGGATCGCACGCACGAACGGATCCTCCGTCAGTGGGCTCGCGACGAGGACGACGAGGGCAAGGTGACTCTGCTCCTCGCCTTC from the Microbacterium ginsengiterrae genome contains:
- a CDS encoding phage holin family protein; translation: MRFLIRVIINAFAIWVVTLIPALQVEVRPFAPGETLQLVLTLLAVAAIFALVNTIIGTIIKIVAFPLYILTLGLIGLIINGFLLWLTAWITSSFGWGLSLGSFWWGVLAAIIIAIINAVFGAILRPQKKRRD
- a CDS encoding alpha-ketoacid dehydrogenase subunit beta, whose protein sequence is MPFAKALNAGLRAAMEQDQKVLLMGEDIGKLGGVFRITEHLQRDFGEQRVLDTPLAESGIVGTAIGLAMAGFRPVIEIQFDGFVFPAFDQITTQLAKLTNRHEGAISMPIVIRIPYGGHIGAVEHHQESPEAYFAHTPGLRVVSPSTPNDAYWMIQEAIASNDPVIFMEPKSRYWQKGEVDIAASAVPLHASRVVRTGTDITLVGHGAMVTVLLQAAAIAEGEGTSCEVVDVRSLSPVDYGPILDSARKTGRMVYAQEAAGFSSIGSEIAATVMERAFYALEAPVLRVSGYDTPFPPAKLEGTFLPDADRILEAVDRSMAY
- a CDS encoding dihydrolipoamide acetyltransferase family protein, whose translation is MSTQNFHLPDVGEGLTEAEIVTWKVAPGDTVAINDVIVEIETAKSLVELPSPYEGVVGELLVSEGTTVEVGAPIIRFESDAAAPAAASSPAPAAEEAGGSVLVGYGTGAGATSRRTRPAVRPVRSSVGVIAKPPIRKLARDLDVDLSSVTPTGADGEVTRDDVIKHASQASVFRNIETPEWGDVRDEVVPAPAGAQAGLARGIAPTQSQIGADADRTESIPVKGVRKVSASAMVQSAYSAPHVTVWKEVDATRTMELVKRLKASPDYADIRVSPLLIVARAVIWAVRRNPMVNAAWVETENGAEIAVRHYVNLGIAAATPRGLLVPNIKDAQELSMKDLARALNRLTLTARDGKTPPADQQGGTFTITNIGVFGMDAGTPIINPGEAGILAMGTISQKPWVVDGEVRPRWVTTVAGSFDHRVVDGDGMSRFIADVAAILEEPALLVD
- a CDS encoding low molecular weight protein-tyrosine-phosphatase, which produces MAEVVFRDLAEHQGVGPLIVSRSAGTGEWHVGERADVRTLEALERRGYDGTAHRAKQFTAASFAENDLIVALDRTHERILRQWARDEDDEGKVTLLLAFDRFAEGLDVPDPYYADTAMFDAVLAMIETATRGLFRQLEPALRQGRRTPRTPRI
- a CDS encoding histidinol-phosphate transaminase — translated: MTEPILPRLRPEIAALAPYRQGKQAGPDAFKLSSNENPFEPLPSVLEALQGTTPINRYPDATATRLRERLAARHGVAVDEVHVASGSVAILYQLVQAAASAGDEVVYAWRSFEAYPGLVLVAGATGVEVPLIESDDLAQTGRHDLGAMADAITDRTRAVIVCTPNNPTGPIVTSAEFAAFVERVPSDVLIILDEAYAEFVTDDRAVDGLGERVFDAHPNVVVLRTFSKAYGLAGLRVGYAIGHAKVLDAARSTGIPLSVTSAAEIAAIASLDAEAELLERVNVLVGRRASLVDGLRAQGWAVPESQSNFVWLPTGDRTDEVAQVFRDADIIVRPFSGDGIRISVGEHESVEKVLQVTRSVVAPLQSQGRESR
- a CDS encoding thiamine pyrophosphate-dependent enzyme, translated to MTSSETEFVRVLEADGRYAPNAAAEQYLPLIEAISDAELEQFYRDMVIIRTIDNQATNLQRQGQLALWPPSRGQEAAQVGSARAARAQDTLFPSYREHAVTRIRGVDTLGIIKLMRGVSHGGWDPTDPVNGNTRLYTLVLGSQTLHATGYAMGLTFDGRSGTGDPDKDEAVIVYYGDGASSQGDVHEAMVFAASYQAPTVFFLQNNQWAISVPVATQTRVPFAQRSSGYGIPSVRVDGNDVLASYAVSRVALDEARAGKGPRAIEAETYRLGAHTTSDDPTKYRTSDEEQSWEQRDPIARMHAFLTNKGASAAFFADVEAEAAAAADDLRTRTLELGPPPANTIFDHVYSEPHPLIDEQRAWRERYEASYEGDAK